The following proteins come from a genomic window of Verrucomicrobiota bacterium:
- the thpR gene encoding RNA 2',3'-cyclic phosphodiesterase: MLLRLFLALNPSPEVREQLTLAQTHLRMALGEALDLQVAFRWTRPAQFHLTLLFLGNVLDDQLPVLIRAVQEATTPVQAPFSLRLDRYGCFPAVSRPRVFWLGIQPSSPLSELQHRLAAGLAPKFGLDARDFAYPHVTLARSRTERSLPHLQDFLRGLGSPEGFYPIWEAQRLSLMRSVLGAKGSEYESVQEFPLGS; encoded by the coding sequence ATGCTGCTTCGCCTTTTCCTTGCCCTTAACCCGTCGCCGGAGGTGCGCGAACAACTGACCCTGGCGCAAACTCACCTGCGAATGGCCTTGGGGGAAGCGCTCGATCTGCAAGTCGCATTCCGGTGGACGCGGCCCGCCCAGTTTCATCTCACCCTCCTGTTCCTCGGCAACGTTCTCGACGACCAACTCCCGGTGCTCATCCGAGCCGTCCAGGAAGCGACCACCCCGGTGCAAGCCCCGTTTTCGTTGCGCCTGGATCGCTACGGCTGTTTTCCGGCGGTGAGCCGTCCACGCGTTTTTTGGCTTGGCATCCAACCATCCTCCCCCCTGAGTGAACTCCAGCACCGGCTCGCCGCCGGGCTTGCTCCGAAGTTTGGCCTGGATGCCCGCGACTTTGCCTACCCGCACGTCACGCTCGCCCGCTCCAGAACCGAACGTTCGCTCCCGCATCTGCAGGATTTTCTCCGGGGCCTCGGGTCGCCGGAAGGTTTTTATCCGATCTGGGAAGCGCAACGGTTGTCTTTGATGCGTTCGGTTCTTGGTGCAAAAGGTTCAGAATACGAAAGTGTGCAGGAGTTTCCATTAGGGTCATGA